The window GGCGCTCAGAGACTCTTGAGCGTCGGCGGCACCCTGGCGATACGAGCCTCCTCTTCGGCGCGGTATTCGGCGATCCGGCTCCGAACAGCTTCGGTGAGCGCACGCCGGAGAGCAGTGGCTTCAAGATCCCGACAGTAGGCCGGCGTTCCGGGCTGCTGCCGCCAGGAGTTGTCGAGATCGCCACCGTCGACAGGGTCGAAGCCAAGATCGTCGACAAGATGAAGCACCGTTGCCTTGGCGTCCAACGAATCGCCGAAGACCGAGAGAGCTGTCCGCCCCGTCGTTCCCCTCGGAGCGCCCTTCTCGAGCAGGCTCCTGGCCACGATGTTGTTGAACGCCTTGACGACGGGACGCCCGATCTGCCGCGCGACCCACTGGCTGTCAAGCATGCCCCGGTCGATTGCATCGATGCGGCCATCGCGA of the Candidatus Dormiibacterota bacterium genome contains:
- a CDS encoding NAD(P)-binding domain-containing protein, which codes for MRIGFIGAGNIGGTLARHLAKLGHLVSIANSRGPESLTALAAEIGATPVSVVTAAQAGEIVMISIPTKAVAVLPRELFANVPSRVVVIDTGNYHPELRDGRIDAIDRGMLDSQWVARQIGRPVVKAFNNIVARSLLEKGAPRGTTGRTALSVFGDSLDAKATVLHLVDDLGFDPVDGGDLDNSWRQQPGTPAYCRDLEATALRRALTEAVRSRIAEYRAEEEARIARVPPTLKSL